In Thermococcus sp. JdF3, a genomic segment contains:
- a CDS encoding valine--tRNA ligase, which produces MLPKTYDPNEIEPKWQKFWLDEKIYKYELDEKRPSYAIDTPPPFTSGTLHLGHVLSHTWIDIIARYKRMTGYNVLFPQGFDNHGLPTELKVEKEFGISKDQPEKFLQKCVEWTWQAIEAMRNQFIRIGYSADWDLEYHTMDDWYKAAVQKSLLEFYKKGMLYRDKHPVYWCPRCRTSLAKAEVGYVEEDGFLYYIKLPLADGSGHVPIATTRPELMPACVAVFVHPEDERYRDVVGKKVKLPIFEREVPVIADEDVDPSFGTGAVYNCTYGDEQDVVWQKRYNLPVIIAINEDGTMNENAGPYAGLKAEEVREKIAEDLEEMGLLYKKDKIRHRVLRHTERSSCMAPIELLPKTQWFIKVRDFTEEIVKVAEEINWYPSDMFLRLKDWADSMDWDWVISRQRVFGTTLPFWVCKNGHVVPAREEDLPVDPRFDRPPVEKCPVCGAELEPVMDVLDCWVDSSITPLIISRWHDAIKGDEEAKRWFEHNFPTALRPQGTDIIRTWAFYTIFRTHVLTGKRPWDDVLINGMVAGPDGRKMSKSYGNVVAPDEVIPKYGADALRLWTALAPPGEDHPFKWETVDYNYRFLQKVWNIYRFAERHLSDFDPASAPEELEPIDRWILSRLHRVIKFATEEMERYRFNLLTRELMTFVWHEVADDYIEMIKHRLYGDDEESKLKAKAALYELLYNVMLLLAPLAPHITEELYQEMFKGHIGAKSVHLLEWPKYDEGRISEEAEKLGELAREIVGAMRRYKNGHGLALNAKLKHVAIYATDSYEALKTIERDIAGTMNIERLEIIKGEPELEERITEIKPNFRTVGPKYGKLVPKITAYLRENAREVARALKEAGKVEFEVEGQKVELGKDDIVLRKAVFSEGEEVETAVVGDAVVVFF; this is translated from the coding sequence ATGCTTCCTAAGACCTACGACCCGAACGAGATTGAGCCGAAATGGCAGAAGTTCTGGCTGGATGAGAAAATCTACAAGTACGAGCTGGACGAGAAGAGGCCGAGCTACGCGATAGACACGCCTCCCCCCTTCACGAGCGGAACGCTCCACCTCGGCCACGTTCTCAGCCACACCTGGATTGACATCATAGCGCGCTACAAGAGAATGACCGGCTACAACGTGCTCTTCCCCCAGGGCTTCGACAACCACGGGCTTCCGACGGAGCTCAAGGTGGAGAAGGAGTTCGGAATAAGCAAGGACCAGCCTGAGAAGTTCCTCCAGAAGTGCGTCGAGTGGACATGGCAGGCTATCGAGGCGATGCGCAATCAGTTCATAAGGATTGGCTACTCCGCCGACTGGGACCTTGAGTACCACACGATGGACGACTGGTATAAAGCGGCCGTGCAGAAGTCCCTCCTTGAGTTCTACAAGAAGGGAATGCTCTACCGCGACAAGCACCCCGTCTACTGGTGCCCGAGATGCAGGACGAGTCTGGCCAAGGCTGAGGTTGGCTACGTGGAGGAGGACGGCTTCCTCTACTACATCAAGCTCCCGCTCGCTGACGGCTCCGGTCACGTGCCGATAGCAACCACGAGGCCCGAGCTGATGCCGGCCTGTGTGGCTGTTTTCGTCCACCCGGAGGACGAGAGGTATAGAGACGTCGTCGGCAAGAAGGTGAAGCTCCCGATATTCGAGAGGGAAGTGCCGGTTATAGCCGACGAGGACGTTGACCCGAGCTTTGGAACCGGTGCCGTTTACAACTGTACCTACGGCGACGAGCAGGACGTCGTCTGGCAGAAGCGCTACAACCTGCCGGTTATCATCGCCATCAACGAGGACGGCACCATGAACGAAAACGCCGGCCCCTACGCCGGCCTTAAGGCGGAAGAGGTGCGCGAGAAGATCGCTGAAGACCTCGAGGAGATGGGCCTGCTTTACAAGAAAGACAAGATACGGCACCGCGTGCTGAGGCACACCGAGAGGAGCAGCTGTATGGCCCCGATTGAACTGCTCCCCAAGACCCAGTGGTTCATCAAGGTCAGGGACTTCACCGAAGAGATAGTCAAGGTGGCGGAGGAGATTAACTGGTATCCGAGCGACATGTTCCTCCGCCTGAAGGACTGGGCCGACTCGATGGACTGGGACTGGGTCATAAGCAGGCAGCGTGTGTTTGGAACGACACTCCCGTTCTGGGTCTGCAAGAACGGCCACGTGGTTCCGGCGAGGGAGGAAGACCTTCCGGTTGACCCGCGCTTCGACAGGCCGCCCGTGGAGAAGTGCCCGGTCTGCGGTGCCGAGCTTGAGCCGGTCATGGACGTCCTCGACTGCTGGGTCGATTCCAGCATAACCCCGCTCATCATAAGCAGGTGGCACGATGCAATCAAGGGCGATGAGGAGGCAAAGCGCTGGTTCGAGCACAACTTCCCGACCGCACTCAGGCCGCAGGGAACGGACATCATAAGGACGTGGGCCTTCTACACGATATTCAGAACCCACGTTCTCACGGGAAAGAGACCCTGGGACGACGTCCTCATCAACGGAATGGTGGCCGGCCCGGACGGCAGGAAGATGAGCAAGAGCTACGGCAACGTCGTCGCACCTGACGAGGTCATACCTAAGTACGGCGCTGACGCGCTCCGCCTCTGGACCGCCCTCGCTCCGCCCGGAGAGGACCACCCCTTCAAGTGGGAGACCGTCGACTACAACTACCGCTTCCTCCAGAAGGTCTGGAACATCTACCGCTTCGCCGAGAGGCACCTGAGCGATTTCGACCCAGCCAGCGCTCCGGAGGAGCTTGAGCCGATCGACAGGTGGATACTCTCCAGGCTGCACCGCGTCATCAAGTTCGCCACCGAGGAGATGGAGCGCTACCGCTTCAACCTGCTCACGAGGGAGCTCATGACCTTCGTCTGGCATGAGGTCGCTGACGACTACATCGAGATGATCAAGCACCGCCTCTACGGCGACGATGAGGAGAGCAAGCTCAAGGCGAAAGCGGCACTCTACGAGCTGCTCTACAACGTGATGCTCCTCCTCGCTCCGTTAGCCCCGCACATAACCGAGGAGCTCTACCAGGAGATGTTCAAGGGCCACATCGGTGCCAAGAGCGTGCACCTCCTCGAGTGGCCGAAGTACGATGAGGGCAGGATAAGCGAGGAGGCTGAGAAGCTCGGAGAGCTGGCCAGAGAGATAGTCGGTGCCATGAGACGCTACAAGAACGGCCACGGCCTGGCTTTGAACGCCAAGCTCAAGCACGTGGCCATCTACGCCACCGACAGTTATGAGGCACTCAAGACCATCGAGAGGGACATCGCGGGAACGATGAACATCGAGAGGCTGGAGATAATTAAGGGCGAGCCAGAGCTGGAGGAGCGCATCACCGAGATAAAGCCCAACTTCAGGACCGTCGGACCCAAATATGGCAAGCTCGTGCCGAAGATAACCGCCTACCTCAGGGAGAACGCCAGAGAAGTCGCCAGGGCACTCAAAGAGGCAGGAAAGGTCGAGTTTGAGGTGGAGGGGCAGAAGGTCGAGCTGGGCAAGGACGACATAGTGCTCAGGAAGGCTGTCTTCAGCGAGGGCGAAGAGGTAGAGACTGCCGTCGTTGGGGACGCTGTTGTGGTGTTCTTTTAA
- a CDS encoding MFS transporter, with product MEGGKRGLEWRYTAAALLSSLGSAVLGPYLSLWLKTVGLSFSEIGLVQGVSEIVQLLTDFPTGGFADRYGRVKTYAAGSAFFGTGLLMIALSSGLPMVLLGSAMTGFGAALVSGTMIPWLYDSLGDGNRVKDVLSRVKALSGPVRFAGGLSAGYLASLAPNLPVLAAGLLSIASALTAYLLLPDNYGTLKKSYVEVLKEGLHELRHNRAVHFLLAASFLLSFSARAFFTFWMILLSGRGLPEMYMGLLFALMVLSTSGGALIAKKISPTPRALAALTALWGLEILLLGLVEGLAPSILLLFVIEITLGARFPVMAVVRNRFIPSEARSTVNSAMSTMASGFMAAANIFVGALASSFGLETAYETAGILALASAIPLLLLSEFDQE from the coding sequence ATGGAAGGAGGAAAGCGCGGTCTGGAATGGCGCTACACAGCGGCGGCACTGCTGAGTTCGCTGGGCTCGGCGGTACTGGGCCCTTACCTGAGCCTGTGGCTTAAAACGGTGGGCCTCAGTTTTTCGGAGATTGGCCTGGTTCAGGGCGTTTCTGAGATCGTCCAGCTCCTAACGGACTTTCCAACGGGCGGTTTTGCGGATAGGTACGGCAGGGTGAAAACGTACGCAGCGGGGAGTGCTTTCTTCGGCACCGGACTCCTGATGATAGCGCTCTCCAGCGGCCTTCCTATGGTTCTCCTGGGTTCGGCAATGACCGGATTCGGGGCGGCGCTGGTCAGCGGGACGATGATACCCTGGCTGTACGATTCCCTTGGCGACGGCAACAGGGTCAAAGACGTCCTCAGCAGGGTCAAGGCGCTCTCAGGGCCGGTTCGATTTGCTGGTGGTCTTTCCGCGGGTTATCTGGCGTCACTCGCACCGAATCTGCCCGTGTTGGCCGCGGGACTGCTCTCGATCGCATCGGCCCTCACGGCGTACCTCCTGCTGCCGGACAACTACGGGACACTGAAAAAGAGCTACGTTGAGGTGCTCAAGGAGGGTCTGCACGAGCTCAGGCACAACCGGGCAGTTCACTTCCTCCTGGCTGCTTCATTCCTCCTCAGCTTCTCCGCCAGGGCGTTTTTCACTTTCTGGATGATACTGCTTTCGGGCAGGGGACTTCCAGAGATGTACATGGGTCTGCTCTTTGCACTGATGGTGCTGTCCACCTCCGGGGGAGCGCTGATTGCAAAGAAAATCAGTCCCACACCAAGGGCACTCGCCGCATTAACGGCACTGTGGGGACTTGAGATACTCCTCCTCGGCCTTGTGGAGGGCCTTGCACCCAGTATTCTGCTGCTTTTTGTCATTGAAATCACGCTGGGAGCCAGATTTCCTGTGATGGCCGTTGTCAGGAACAGATTCATCCCATCCGAAGCCCGTTCGACCGTTAACTCCGCGATGAGCACGATGGCGAGTGGCTTCATGGCCGCCGCAAACATCTTCGTTGGAGCACTGGCCTCTTCCTTTGGCCTGGAAACAGCGTATGAAACAGCCGGAATCCTTGCCCTCGCATCTGCCATTCCACTGCTGTTGCTCTCGGAATTCGATCAAGAATGA